In the Agelaius phoeniceus isolate bAgePho1 chromosome 11, bAgePho1.hap1, whole genome shotgun sequence genome, one interval contains:
- the CRELD1 gene encoding protein disulfide isomerase CRELD1 isoform X2 — protein sequence MGPLLPLLPLLPRSPRRRGPGLGGALLGAALLGGVLLAVRADSDPHRDGAEPCRACRGLADSFIRGLERTEHEGFGGGNTAWEEEKLSKYQHSETRLLEVLEGVCAPSDFACHQLLERSEEHVEQWWFHEQQQHPDFFQWLCVDRLMLCCPPGTYGPDCRSCAGGPQQPCSGNGRCDGDGTRRGTGLCVCSPGYGGPFCAECGDGYYEASRNKSHLVCAECYQACGRCTGPEDSSCLRCKRGWVLHEHRCIDIDECGTEMAHCRANQYCVNTEGSYECRDCSTACIGCMGAGPARCKKCNKGYWRDGAKCLDVDECASAEEPVCTGVQEVCENTEGSYRCICAQGHVRRDGQCVEDKPPE from the exons atggggccgctgctgccgctgctgccgctgctgccgcgcTCGCCCCGGCGCAGGGGGCCCGGGCTGGGGGGGGCCCTCCTGGGGGCCGCCCTCCTCGGGGGGGTCCTGCTGGCCGTTCGCGCCGACTCCGACCCCCACCGAGACGGGGCTGAGCCGTGCCGAGCCTGCCGCGGCCTCGCCGACAGCTTCATCAGG GGCCTGGAGCGGACAGAGCATGAGGGCTTCGGTGGGGGTAACACAgcctgggaggaggagaagctgtcCAAGTACCAGCACAG TGAGACCCGtctgctggaggtgctggagggtgTCTGTGCACCCTCAGACTTTGCCTGTCATCAGCTGCTGGAGCGGAGTGAGGAGCACGTGGAGCAGTGGTGGTTCCATGA gcagcagcagcaccctgactttttccagTGGCTGTGTGTGGACAGGCTGATGCTTTGCTGCCCGCCCGGCACCTACGGCCCGGACTGCCGGT CCTGTGCGGGCgggccccagcagccctgcagcggCAACGGGCGATGCGATGGGGACGGCACGCGCCGCGGCACCGGCCTCTGCGTCTGCAGCCCGGGCTATGGCGGCCCCTTCTGCGCCGAGTGCGGGGATGGCTACTATGAGGCCTCGCGGAACAAGAGCCACCTCGTGTGTGCTG AGTGCTACCAGGCATGCGGGCGCTGCACGGGTCCCGAGGACTCCAGCTGCCTTCGCTGCAAGAGGGGCTGGGTGCTGCATGAGCACCGCTGCATTG ATATAGATGAGTGTGGCACAGAGATGGCACACTGCCGAGCCAACCAGTACTGCGTCAACACAGAGGGCTCCTATGAGTGCCGAG ACTGCTCCACGGCTTGCATCGGCTGCATGGGCGCTGGGCCGGCTCGCTGCAAGAAATGCAACAAGGGCTACTGGCGGGACGGAGCCAAGTGTCTGG ACGTGGATGAGTGTGCCAGTGCCGAGGAGCCAGTGTGCACAGGGGTGCAGGAGGTGTGTGAGAACACAGAGGGCAGCTACCGGTGCATCTGTGCCCAAGGCCATGTCCGCCGAGACGGGCAGTGCGTGGAGGACAAGCCCCCTG aatGA
- the IL17RC gene encoding LOW QUALITY PROTEIN: interleukin-17 receptor C (The sequence of the model RefSeq protein was modified relative to this genomic sequence to represent the inferred CDS: deleted 2 bases in 1 codon), whose translation MEPTRLCGAPSPPQGWRDAEPSAAGAGAGGPTPGRLLTPRREPGVRDQSRKREPLAAVGPVEPGEGCGSSRRGAGAPRGPGPTMHPLGQLLLVLVMGLAGGRGDPRDTLACSQGLTCRLLDTDVLCGTEPPGPRQELALARLRLEPALRCTEPTACAPCLEARVRLALPPAAGTGTESHLSVQPGTAGTEDSGDGRQWSPVTGATPSQPNVTGLLLLSGHTFASSRCVAVEVWAPLGPTLHGRTMGWVIFRCFEAPLGSELHISAYMNSRGRQRLSQQQRVPDCSWPAAQDAVPQCQVPRLRVSPGQKEVVVEVEGAAAGHSYTLWLYHNHSHGTSGPGRVVTMSSSMNYVLSADEVLPCLCLQVWPETQDPLRATLCPFSHDAEAWERLWAQSRLVLHIEGQVLTSSLSAPCDLLAELVPCWQPVPSGPCQPLPGLQQPARGKGPQEFGGLRPHPNLCVQVWSDGQVRLTQCLRDRALPGRPDDLLLLERGGNASLCAVERGACTPLASFTSRGAGPPGLLEQDLQQDVAAGQCQQLWHPSNRTGVTLWTCPLHKYLRTHWALVWMGVLLGAACLLLLLLMKKEDMKGWLKSLRAGYGSSGPLQGRRALLVHAAEPVAERAACALMAALHSLGVTVVAAPGGGSGVAALGPLPWLHAQHHRALRDSDTIILLLSPAAVAAAQQWDARARVVPESGAAESSLGPWHNPDPDDVPTVAPCEVFAAALSCAMPVLAVAHGHYVVARLEALVPAVPPALRAAPAFALPSEMERFLQALAGPARQRGRSLEPHVAAVAEALQRAVGE comes from the exons ATGGAGCCGACTCGTCTCTGTGGGGCCCCAAGCCCTCCGCAAGGGTGGCGGGACGCGGAGCCCTCCGCGGCCGGTGCGGGCGCAGGAGGCCCCACCCCAGGGCGGCTGCTGACGCCACGCAGGGAGCCGGGTGTCCGGGATCAGAGCAGGAAGCGGGAGCCGCTGGCGGCGGTGGGGCCCGTGGAGCCGGGAGAGGGCTGC GGGAGTAGCCGGCGTGGGGCCGGGGCACCCCGAGGCCCCGGCCCCACCATGCACCcactggggcagctcctgctggtgctggtgaTGGGGTTGGCAGGTGGCCGTGGGGACCCCCGCGACACCCTGGCCTGCTCCCAG GGCCTCACCTGCCGCCTCTTGG aCACCGATGTGCTGTGCGGGACAGAGCCCCCGgggcccaggcaggagctggcccTGGCCCGTCTGCGGCTGGAGCCGGCGCTGCGCTGCACCGAGCCCACGGCCTGTGCGCCCTGCCTGGAGGCACGGGTGCGCCTGGCCTTGCCACCTgccgccggcaccggcaccgagTCCCACCTCTCCGTGCAGCCGGGCACCGCTGGGACAGAGGACAGCGGTGATGGGCGACAGTGGTCACCAGTTACTGGGGccaccccatcccagcccaacgttactgggctgctgctgctctctgggcacACGTTTGCCTCATCCCGCTGCGTGGCCGTGGAGGTCTGGGCACCCTTGGGCCCCACACTGCACGGCCGAACCATG ggctgggtgatCTTCCGGTGCTTCGAGGCTCCGCTGGGCTCCGAACTCCACATCTCAGCATACATGAACTCACGGGGCCGGCAGAggctgagccagcagcagcgGGTGCCAG ACTGTTCGTGGCCCGCAGCACAGGATGCTGTCCCCCAGTGCCAAG tgcccaggctgcGGGTGTCTCCGGGGCAGAAGGAGGTGGTTGTGGAGGTggagggggctgcagcagggcacagctaCACACTCTGGCTCTACCACAACCATAGCCATGGCACCAGTGGGCCAGGGCGTGTGGTGACTATG AGCAGTTCCATGAACTATGTCCTGTCCGCTGATGAGGtgctgccctgcctctgcctgcag GTCTGGCCAGAAACCCAGGACCCACTACGGGCCACCCTGTGCCCCTTCTCTCACG atgctgaGGCCTGGGAGCGACTGTGGGCGCAGAGCCGGCTGGTCCTGCACATCGAGGGGCAGGTGCTGACCTCCTCCCTCTCAGCCCCCTGTGACCTCCTGGCTGAGCTggtgccctgctggcagccagtGCCCTCCGGGCCCTGCCAACCCCTGCCTGGCCTGCAGCAACCTGCCAGGGGGAAG GGACCACAGGAGTTTGGAGGGCTGCGGCCACACCCCAACCTCTGCGTGCAG GTGTGGAGCGATGGACAGGTCCGGCTGACTCAGTGCCTGCGGGACC GAGCGCTGCCCGGCCGCCCTGAtgacctcctgctgctggagcgAGGGGGGAATGCCTCACTGTGTGCCGTGGAGAGGGGTGCCTGCACACCCCTGGCCAGCTTCACCAGCAGG ggagcagggccccctggcctgctggagcaggatctgcagcaggatgtggcagcggggcagtgccagcag CTGTGGCACCCATCAAACAGAACTGGGGTTACACTCTGGACCTGTCCCCTGCACAAGT ACCTGCGTACCCACTGGGCACTGGTGTGGATGGGGGTGCTACTGGGAGCTGCCTGTCTCCTACTGCTGCTCTTGATGAAGAAGGAGGACATGAAAG gatggcTGAAATCCCTGAGGGCTGGCTATGGCTCCAGTG GTCCGCTGCAGGGCCGGCGGGCCCTGCTGGTGCACGCAGCAGAGCCGGTGGCGGAGCGGGCAGCGTGTGCCTTGATGGCAGCTCTGCACTCACTGGGCGTGACGGTGGTGGCAGCACCGGGAGGTGGTAGCGGGGTAGCAGCTTTGGGGCCACTGCCCTGGCTGCACGCCCAGCACCACCGGGCGCTGCGTGACAGTGACaccatcatcctcctcctctctccggCAGCCGTGGCTGCTGCACAGCAGTGGGACGCCAGGGCCAGGGTTGTGCCAGAGTCCGGGGCCGCTGAAAGCAGCCTTGGACCCTGGCACAACCCTGACCCTGACGATGTCCCCACTGTGGCACCCTGCGAGGTGTTTGCGGCGGCTCTGTCCTGTGCCATGCCGGTGTTGGCGGTGGCCCACGGGCACTACGTGGTGGCCCGGCTGGAGGCCttggtgccagcagtgcccccagcGCTgcgggcagcccctgccttcGCACTGCCCAGCGAGATGGAACGGTTCTTGCAGGCGCTGGCAGGCCCAGCTCGGCAGAGGGGCAGGTCTCTAGAGCCACACGTGGCGGCGgtggctgaggctctgcagcgGGCGGTAGGAGAATAA
- the CRELD1 gene encoding protein disulfide isomerase CRELD1 isoform X1 — MGPLLPLLPLLPRSPRRRGPGLGGALLGAALLGGVLLAVRADSDPHRDGAEPCRACRGLADSFIRGLERTEHEGFGGGNTAWEEEKLSKYQHSETRLLEVLEGVCAPSDFACHQLLERSEEHVEQWWFHEQQQHPDFFQWLCVDRLMLCCPPGTYGPDCRSCAGGPQQPCSGNGRCDGDGTRRGTGLCVCSPGYGGPFCAECGDGYYEASRNKSHLVCAECYQACGRCTGPEDSSCLRCKRGWVLHEHRCIDIDECGTEMAHCRANQYCVNTEGSYECRDCSTACIGCMGAGPARCKKCNKGYWRDGAKCLDVDECASAEEPVCTGVQEVCENTEGSYRCICAQGHVRRDGQCVEDKPPDAPEKGFFDDVTDDEVVVLQQMFFGVMICALATLAAKGDMVFTAIFIGAVAAMAGYWLSDRSDRVLDGFMKGR, encoded by the exons atggggccgctgctgccgctgctgccgctgctgccgcgcTCGCCCCGGCGCAGGGGGCCCGGGCTGGGGGGGGCCCTCCTGGGGGCCGCCCTCCTCGGGGGGGTCCTGCTGGCCGTTCGCGCCGACTCCGACCCCCACCGAGACGGGGCTGAGCCGTGCCGAGCCTGCCGCGGCCTCGCCGACAGCTTCATCAGG GGCCTGGAGCGGACAGAGCATGAGGGCTTCGGTGGGGGTAACACAgcctgggaggaggagaagctgtcCAAGTACCAGCACAG TGAGACCCGtctgctggaggtgctggagggtgTCTGTGCACCCTCAGACTTTGCCTGTCATCAGCTGCTGGAGCGGAGTGAGGAGCACGTGGAGCAGTGGTGGTTCCATGA gcagcagcagcaccctgactttttccagTGGCTGTGTGTGGACAGGCTGATGCTTTGCTGCCCGCCCGGCACCTACGGCCCGGACTGCCGGT CCTGTGCGGGCgggccccagcagccctgcagcggCAACGGGCGATGCGATGGGGACGGCACGCGCCGCGGCACCGGCCTCTGCGTCTGCAGCCCGGGCTATGGCGGCCCCTTCTGCGCCGAGTGCGGGGATGGCTACTATGAGGCCTCGCGGAACAAGAGCCACCTCGTGTGTGCTG AGTGCTACCAGGCATGCGGGCGCTGCACGGGTCCCGAGGACTCCAGCTGCCTTCGCTGCAAGAGGGGCTGGGTGCTGCATGAGCACCGCTGCATTG ATATAGATGAGTGTGGCACAGAGATGGCACACTGCCGAGCCAACCAGTACTGCGTCAACACAGAGGGCTCCTATGAGTGCCGAG ACTGCTCCACGGCTTGCATCGGCTGCATGGGCGCTGGGCCGGCTCGCTGCAAGAAATGCAACAAGGGCTACTGGCGGGACGGAGCCAAGTGTCTGG ACGTGGATGAGTGTGCCAGTGCCGAGGAGCCAGTGTGCACAGGGGTGCAGGAGGTGTGTGAGAACACAGAGGGCAGCTACCGGTGCATCTGTGCCCAAGGCCATGTCCGCCGAGACGGGCAGTGCGTGGAGGACAAGCCCCCTG ATGCCCCAGAGAAGGGCTTCTTTGATGACGTGACTGATGACGAGGTggtggtgctgcagcagatgtTCTTTGGTGTGATGATCTGTGCCCTCGCCACGCTGGCTGCCAAGGGTGACATGGTCTTCACCGCCATCTTCATTGGCGCCGTGGCTGCCATGGCTGGCTACTGGCTCTCTGACCGCAGTGACCGTGTCCTCGATGGCTTCATGAAGGGCAGatag
- the PRRT3 gene encoding proline-rich transmembrane protein 3, producing the protein MAAAQLVTWGMLLATGVPAKAQEVLPAGLSLGGDPLHSPAWGQQWPGPSPAWEASGEPSGAGAPRSERWGVKHPMHWSLQAGDGTRAPLEMETTVTGADSKVWRDGSTVPAVTEELLVAWRGHEAEVQDSSLPHGSALGTPGPEVPTDRGADSPGPPWAGQGLSLSGHSISKTASTPSPQQTTSTTALDPTLAAGMRTADAHRGGHTAAEGHTAVPGLSQDAKLTSASSQSVPPGTAPDPTGTGPAWGPPASPGSVQLVGSWGDTGGPPSPSPALPSSAPRLRHTAPSWGLAEPWTRALPSHQRSTRRAPLSHATTSPGDAGPRTDPGTTGQRGPQPAPGSVLSTGPAPPPASSTATPGTPSRGLLPEEDVGSPQQVRGAVGPVSVQNVTKTTSQPTTHPTTGTLGTRHPDTPETQTAASSTAAPSATWRRAGMTPQPVPRDPSSPQPQPTARAPPALGANATGLRWAELQHQLGFSWEAHVYGVAAVFLLLALGCLAGLAGTAILRPPHLLHVVGAHGLLLAACLLRATFLLLDPYGARGRLPTPALLLLNTAPFPLLLAAFALLLQRLQRLAQLQLLPSRLRGLPALGAAAALQGAVMGAADLLPPRLGLTAALGLQALGCGAGALLLLGGLWGCWRALRAPCEGPGPQPGARALLVAAVAGLPVCGLQLFSAVWLRALLGPHGRFSRPSWAAQLWLRIGELGTALALLAAAAEPVCCRCRRRSPAGHSCWAKALRYFCAGRKAEAPEYPNNCYDWAGGGTGGSGAERTPANDISKNLIRNPAEQLPLRALKDSNEVWAAGTGMPGLSPKCPNMLAARSCAAFEQGSSPSLGELIFRPPSPIDLRRSIDQALCRRHLLHDGLFGRARRGSGSSLHGSPAPDKTPSLGRMVRCSSLTELPGPRQPHGNITVTVTASASSLESSSLKISWNPWRHGLSSPDSLPLDEAPSRAPLLVPAGAPGWEREGPRAFPALGKALDSRSLSSDTIEL; encoded by the exons atggctgcagcacagctcgtCACCTGGGGGATGCTCCTGGCCACTGGAGTCCCTGCCAAAGCCCAGgaggtgctgccagcagggctgtccTTAGGTGGGGACCccttgcacagccctgcctggggacagcagtggcCAGGCCCATCCCCTGCCTGGGAGGCATCGGGGGAGCCCAGCGGTGCCGGGGCCCCAAGGAGTGAGCGCTGGGGGGTCAAGCACCCCATGCACTGGTCGCTGCAGGCAGGGGATGGCACCAGGGCACCCCTGGAGATGGAAACCACTGTGACAGGTGCTGATAGCAAGGTCTGGAGGGACGGCAGCACAGTCCCGGCTGTGACAGAGGAGCTGCTTGTTGCCTGGCGAGGGCACGAAGCTGAAGTCCAGGACAGCTccctgccccacggctctgcacTGGGTACGCCGGGCCCTGAGGTGCCCACGGACAGAGGGGCAGACTCTCCAGGGccaccctgggcagggcagggcctcTCCCTGTCCGGGCACAGCATCTCCAAGAcagccagcacccccagccctcagcaAACCAcatccaccactgccctggacCCCACACTGGCGGCGGGGATGAGGACAGCAGATGCCCACAGAGGGGGACACACAGCGGCAGAGGGACATACAGCAGTCCCGGGCCTCTCTCAGGACGCCAAACTCACTTCAGCCAGCAGCCAGTCGGTCCCACCGGGCACAGCCCCCGATCCCACAGGCACGGGGCCAGCCTGGGgtccccctgccagccctggctctgtgcagctggtgggcagctggggggacacgggagggccccccagcccctccccggctctgcccagctctgccccacgGCTGCGCCACACTGCCCCGTCCTGGGGGCTGGCTGAGCCCTGGACTCGAGCGCTCCCTTCCCACCAGCGCAGCACCCGGAGGGCCCCACTCAGCCACGCCACCACCAGCCCTGGTGATGCAGGCCCCCGGACGGACCCTGGGACTACGGGGCAGCGGGGACCCCAGCCCGCCCCAGGGTCTGTCCTCAGCACCGGCCCTGCGCCACCCCCCGCCTCCAGCACGGCCACCCCCGGTACCCCGAGCAGAG GGCTGCTGCCCGAGGAGGACGTCGGCTCCCCGCAGCAGGTCCGGGGCGCCGTGGGCCCTGTGAGCGTCCAAAATGTCACCAAAACGACCTCACAGCCAACGACACATCCCACCACGGGGACGCTCGGGACAAGGCACCCAG ACACGCCGGAGACGCAGACCGCAGCCTCCAGCACTGCGGCCCCCTCGGCCACGTGGCGACGGGCAGGGATGACGCCTCAGCCGGTGCCCCGGGATCCATCATCGCCGCAGCCACAGCCCACAGCCCGTGCCCCCCCGGCGCTGGGGGCCAACGCGACCGGGCTGCGCTGGGCCgagctgcagcaccagctgggcTTCTCCTGGGAGGCCCATGTCTATGGAGTGGCTGCcgtgttcctgctgctggcgCTGGGCTGCCTGGCCGGGCTGGCGGGGACAGCCATCCTGCGGCCCCCACACCTTCTCCACGTTGTGGGGGCCCACGGGCTGCTGCTGGCCGCCTGCCTGCTGCGGGccaccttcctgctgctggatcCCTATGGGGCACGGGGCCGTCTGCCCACtccggcgctgctgctgctcaacACGGCCCCTTTCCCCCTGCTGCTCGCcgcctttgccctcctgctccaGCGGCTGCAGCGCCTGGcccagcttcagctgctgccctcCCGGCTGCGGGGGCTGCCAgcgctgggggctgctgctgccctgcagggtgCGGTGATGGGCGCCGCCGACCTGCTGCCGCCTCGGCTGGGGCTCACGGCcgcgctggggctgcaggcgctgggctgcggggcgggggctctgctgctgctgggagggctctgggggtgctggcgggcgctgcgggcgcCCTGCGAGGGGCCGGGGCCGCAGCCGGgggcgcgggcgctgctggtGGCAGCGGTGGCGGGGCTGCCGGTCTGCGGGCTGCAGCTCTTCAGCGCTGTGTGGCTGCGAGCACTTCTGGGGCCCCACGGGCGCTTCTCCCGGCCCAGCTGGGcggcacagctctggctgcggATCGGCGAGCTGGGCACGGCCCTGGCGCTGCTGGCGGCCGCCGCCGAGCCCGTGTgctgccggtgccgccgccggAGCCCCGCCGGCCACTCCTGCTGGGCCAAGGCACTGCGGTACTTCTGCGCCGGCCGCAAAGCTGAAGCACCCGAATACCCCAACAACTGCTACGACTGGGCcggcggcggcaccggcggCAGCGGTGCGGAGCGGACACCCGCCAACGACATCTCCAAGAACCTCATCCGCAACCCGGcggagcagctgcccctgcgGGCTCTGAAGGACAGCAACGAGGTCTGGGCAGCTGGCACCGGGATGCCGGGGCTCAGCCCCAAGTGCCCCAACATGCTGGCCGCCCGCTCCTGCGCTGCCTTCGAGCAGGGCTCGTCCCCCTCCCTGGGGGAGCTGATCTTCCGCCCGCCGTCCCCCATCGACCTGCGCCGCAGCATCGACCAGGCACTCTGCCGCCGCCACCTCCTGCACGACGGCCTCTTCGGCCGGGCCCGCCGCGGCTCCGGCTCCTCGCTGCACGGCTCCCCTGCCCCTGACAAGACCCCCAGCCTGGGGCGCATGGTGCGCTGCAGCTCGCTCACGGAGCTGCCCGGCCCCCGCCAGCCCCACGGCAAcatcactgtcactgtcaccgcCTCGGCCAGCTCGCTGGAGAGCAGCTCGCTGAAGATCAGCTGGAACCCCTGGCGCCATGGGCTGTCCTCGCCCGACAGCCTGCCCCTGGACGAGGCGCCCAGCCGGGCCCCGCTCCTGGTGCCCGCCGGAGCCCCCGGCTGGGAGCGGGAGGGTCCCCGCGCCTTCCCAGCCCTCGGCAAGGCGCTGGACTCCCGCAGCCTCTCCAGCGACACCATTGAGCTCTGA
- the IHO1 gene encoding interactor of HORMAD1 protein 1 — MNFNVWNIKEMLSTPTALGPNKFSMRSSTASDHSNLSDSQLLFGSQFCPENAQSAAAPLELGTQLGQQNSQDSEPSIFTKYQTKPQLFDEETREKGSLNFGAGRLKSVLENFEANKNKIKDKYDREVLSTFISSIKDKLQELPVCFEKFEEMLDSKLKSSLVGLEPLFKTLEDALQSHCSLVLKALTEKSQMEQALLEMERRLAAKDAEILDMKSSMQLLKEGLESLPAQLNDQFLKTCKELGFLKPCNSSAEQHMLLSSASLPLHTTDKSFQTSPGLCQHCVLSEEYLHKPCCPGRGVCSCSGWSHFPCVTVGQQHRASPGRNQVTGDGTSKGDLNPASEDKASPIATAACGRANTFLQEVKCSLETQSCAAHPCMCWAGGHFVESSQKKQCPVPLEGPLPTPLRKAFRRGTRGFKPLTLSQQQQPQAYHHSTQKATPGQRHSSWSTNHEVEKAAVGNKTKLSPGRMSWKKAIRRKTTYSNKGKGERSECADSGLKQRKATGIIDLESSRKNTLHSYLVDLNSENSDLVFAAPHQQILGSAQMGLTKNFTPVPHSDKSLQQPESRRKRSLEIKKTINASSVKRYLLDSSPEEDVLSLCSTTGVKQMSYLSLQSPSSSKKPHPVNPLAQQKTACCSLLLDCDSSD, encoded by the exons GCCCAATAAGTTTTCAatgaggagcagcactgccagtgacCACTCGAATCTGAGTGATTCTCAGCTGCTCTTTGGCTCCCAGTTCTGCCCGGAGAATGCGCAGTCggcagcagcaccactggaGCTGGGCAcgcagctgggacagcagaaCTCCCAGGAT AGTGAGCCCAGTATTTTTACAAAATACCAGACAAAACCACAGTTATTTGATGaagaaacaagagaaaaagGTTCTCTTAATTTTGGTGCAGGAAGACTAAAAAGTGTCTTGGAAAATTTTGAAGCGAATAAGAACAAAATAAAGGACAAATATGACCG tGAAGTCCTAAGCACCTTTATTTCCAGCATCAAAGACAAGCTTCAAGAG CTGCCAGTGTGCTTCGAGAAGTTTGAAGAAATGCTTGATTCCAAACTCAAATCCAGTTTGGTTGGCCTAGAACCCCTTTTCAAGACAT TGGAAGATGCTCTTCAAAGTCACTGCAGCTTGGTGCTAAAAGCTTTGACAGAAAAAAGCCAAAtggagcaggcactgctggagaTGGAGAGGAGACTTGCAGCC AAAGATGCTGAGATTTTGGATATGAAATCCAGTATGCAGCTGCTAAAGGAGGGTCTGGAGTCACTGCCAGCTCAGCTAAATGACCAGTTCCTGAAAACGTGCAAAGAACTTGGCTTCCTGAAGCCGTGTAATTcctcagctgagcagcacatgctTTTGTCTAGTGCCAGCCTGCCCCTTCACACGACAGATAAATCTTTCCAGAcctcccctgggctgtgccagcactgtgTCCTGAGTGAGGAGTACCTGCACAAACcatgctgccctggcaggggtgTTTGCAGCTGTTCAGGCTGGTCTCATTTCCCCTGTGTGACAGTGGGACAGCAACACAGAGCCTCCCCTGGAAGGAACCAGGTCACTGGAGATGGCACATCTAAGGGTGACCTAAACCCAGCCTCAGAAGACAAAGCCAGCCCCATTGCTACAGCAGCCTGTGGCAGAGCAAACACCTTTTTGCAGGAGGTGAAATGCAGCTTGgagacacagagctgtgctgcacatCCTTGCATGTGCTGGGCTGGCGGACACTTTGTGGAGAGTAGTCAGAAGAAACAGTGTCCTGTACCACTGGAAGGGCCTCTACCAACCCCCCTGAGGAAGGCGTTCAGGAGAGGCACTCGAGGGTTTAAACCCCTGACACtatcacagcagcagcagcctcaagCTTACCACCATTCTACACAGAAAGCTACACCTGGCCAAAGACACAGCAGCTGGTCCACAAACCATGAGGTGGAGAAGGCAGCTGTagggaacaaaacaaaactgagtCCAGGAAGGATGTCCTGGAAAAAAGCAATAAGGAGAAAGACAACGTACTCCAATAAGGGGAAAGGCGAACGCTCTGAATGTGCTGACAGTGGGCTGAAGCAGAGGAAGGCAACTGGGATTATTGACTTGGAAAGCTCCAGAAAAAATACCCTTCACAGCTACTTGGTTGATCTCAATTCAGAAAACTCTGACCTGGTTTTTGCAGCTCCCCATCAGCAGATCCTCGGCAGTGCTCAGATGGGGCTTACAAAGAATTTCACACCAGTGCCACACTCTGATAAAAGCCTGCAACAACCtgaaagcagaagaaagagaagtcttgaaattaaaaaaacaattaatGCTTCCAGTGTAAAAAGGTATCTCTTGGATTCCTCCCCCGAGGAGGATGTACTTTCCCTGTGTAGCACAACAGGTGTAAAGCAAATGAGCTACCTTAGCCTCCAAAGCCCCTCAAGCTCCAAGAAACCACATCCTGTCAATCCACTGGCTCAGCAGAAAACAGCTTGTTGCTCTTTACTGTTAGATTGTGATTCTTCTGATTGA